TATTAGTTTTAGACCTGAGTCAGCTAGTATTTTAGCACCTTTTTCTGCATTGTTACCTTCTAGACGAACAACTACTGGTACAGTTACATTTACTTCCTTAACAGCTTCGATAATAGCTTCTGCGATCATATCACAACGAACAATACCACCGAAAATATTAATTAAAACAGCTTTTACATTCTCATCATCTAGGATTAGTTTGAAAGCTTCGATTACTCTTTCTTTAGTAGCACCACCACCTACATCTAGGAAGTTTGCAGGCTTACCACCGTATAGTTGAATGATATCCATAGTTGCCATAGCAAGGCCAGCACCATTAACCATACAGCCAATGTTACCTTCCAGAGCTACATAGTTTAGCTCATGCTCAGAAGCTTTTAACTCTTTAGCATTCTCTTGAGATTTATCTCTTAGAGCTAGCAGTTTTGGATGTCTATAAAGAGCATTTGAGTCAAGATTGATTTTACCATCAACACAGACAATTTCGCCATTTTCTCTTACAGCAAGAGGGTTTATTTCAAACAGAGCAAAATCACACTCGATAAATGCTTTATAAGCACCTAACATTGTTTTAACAAAATCATTGATTTGCTTACCTTCTAAACCAATTTTAAAAGCAATTTCACGCGCTTGGAAAGGTTGAAGACCAACTAATGGATCAACTTCTACTTTGAGGATTTTCTCAGGAGAGTTGTGTGCAACTTCTTCAATATCTACACCGCCTTCAGTTGACGCCATGAAAGTTACTTTACGACTAGATCTATCAACTACAGCGCCTAAATATAATTCACGTGTAACAGGATAAACGTCTTCAAAAATACCAACAGAATTAACTGGCTGACCTTCAGCATCAGTTTGGAAAGTTACAAGATTTTTACCGATTAAGCTTTCTGCTACTTCACGCGCTTCTTGAGATGATTTAACAACTTTTACACCACCAGCTTTACCACGACCACCAGCATGTACCTGAGCTTTAACCACAGCAAATTTGCCACCTAGTTGGTCAAATGCCTGAGCAGCTTCATTAGGGTTATGAGCTACGATACCTTTTTGAACTTTTAGACCATAGCTTTCTAAAAGATCTTTAGCTTGATATTCATGTAAGTTCATTGATTTTCTTCCTTATTTGAACGTTTGACGAAAATTTTTGTTAGATAACAGATAAAATAATAACTCATTTATGTTATTTTTTCTAATAAAAATGCTTATTATTAGTATTTGATTTGCTTATAATATGATAATGTTAATTTGTTAAAATTATAAAATAAAGGTAACTAAAAATGTTTGATTATATATTTAACAAAATCAAGGCGACTATTTTCTCTAAAATTACTCCAGGTCAATTGCTTCTTACTTCTGTTTTAGCCTTTGTATTTGGATTTATTCCAGGAATAACGTATTCACCATTACTTTTCATAGGAGTGCTAGTTTTAGTTATAATCCTAAGAATAAATATCGGAGTATTTGTGTTGATCGCTCTTATTGCGAAAGCTCTTTCTTATATTTTACAAGGACTTAGCTTCGCGGTAGGGACATTTTTACTTGATGGTTTTACCCAGCCATTATTTAAAACTTTAGTAAATACCCCTGTAGTTGCATATGCAGGTTTTGACTATTATCTGGTAACTGGTGCATTAATTGTTGCAATAGTTTTGGGGTTAATCTTTGGTGTTATTATCGCAAAGATTTATAAAAAAATAGTTGCAAAAATGGCAGTAGTTCAGTCTGGTACAGAACTTTATAATAAAATCACAAAAAACTTTTTTGTGAAAATTGCTAGCTGGATCTTCTTAGGCAAGAATATTGCGAAAATTGACTGGGTCGAAATGCAAAAACGTAAGTTTAGACAACCATTTAGACTAACTGGTGTTGTATTAGTAGCTTTGATTGTTGTGGCTTTAATATACTCACCAAAGCTTCTAGAAACATCAATGGTATCAAATATCATCAAACAACAGTTAACTAAAGCTAATGGCGCAACTGTTGATTACCAATCTTTAAATCTAGATTTAACTAATGCCAAACTAGAAATAACAGGTTTAGGAGCAGCAGATCCGACTGATCTTAATAAAGATAGATTCTACGCTCAATCTGTCAGTGCTAGTATAAATATCTCAAATTTACTTACACGACAAATTACGCTAAAAGATGTTGTTGTCACTGGAGTGGCTTTAGATAAACAAAGAGCTACTAAAGCTGAGTTGTACATCAATACTAAATCTTTAGTTACACAAGAATCTAAGGCTAGTTCAGAGGCTGTAAAACAACAAGCTATTGAGGCTATTAGTAAGGTTGGCGAAAAACTACAACAAGTTGATCTTCAAAAACTAAAAGAAAATACCAAACAAGCTAAAGAAGTTGCTAATGGTATCAAACAAGCTGCTGAATTTTTATCTAACTTTAGCTCTACCAGTGATAATACTTCAGAGACGGGGCAGAAGGATCAAAGTATTACACCAAAAGCTGAAGCTAAGGTATATGGCTATGCAAATGTTAAGAATGAAGATTTACGTGATAAATATCCAAGTTTTGTAATTCAAAATATCGCTATTAAAGATTATATGAATGCAGGCACTGTATATAATGCTAGTATAACTAATATATCAACAAACCCTCAGTTATTAGCATTACCAACCACGATAGTTGTTAAATCAACAAATAATAATGATGTTGATGTTAATGTGATTATTGCCAATAAACCAAATGTTGATAATACGGTTAAGTTTAACTTACAAAATGTTGCAGGTAGTGCTATCCAAGGTTTAGCTATCCAAGGAGTCGATTTAGATGCTGAGAGCTTAGCTATATCAGGTCAGGGAACTTGGCAGTTTAGTGGCATAAGAAACATAATGTTTAATATTCCACTTCAACTAAACTTTAACAATGTTAGTGTTAGTTTTAACCAGTTTAAACAAAATATTCCTAAGCTAACATTAAAGGGAGCTATCTCAGGAAATTTAAATAATGTTAGCTTTGCTGTTGATACATCATCGTTACAAAACTTGCTAAGTGTTGATACAGTCAAAGATGCTGCGGGACAAATAGCCAAGCAAACAGATTTAGATAAAAAAGCACAGCAAGTCATTGACAACACTAGGATAAATGGCAAGTCTATCAAAGATTTAAATGCCAACGATTTAAAGAATATCAATAAAAAAGATGTCCAAAATCTTGCTTCTCAGTTTGGAATTAAACTTAACTAAGTTGTTTGTTTATACTATTTTAGTCGATTCTCGATTATAAACTGCGTATTTAAAATCATCCTTGATTAATATAGCCTCTAGGCATAAAAGTAGTATATTCTGTCATCAACTATGTTGCTAATTTAATTTATGAAATTTTCAAATCTCTTTTTAAATCTCTAATTTTAGCATTAGCAATGACTATAATTTTTCTCATAACAGCTACAAGGGCTACCATCTTCTTTTTACCCTTTTCAACAAGGTCTCTATAAAATATTCCAAGTTTACCTTTACTTCTAGCAGCAGTTAATGCTGACATAAATAATATAGGTTTTAAATCAGCTCTACCGCCGTAAGTCTTTCTATAGCCAACTTTCTTGCCACTTTCATACGGATATGGAGCTACTCCTGCTAAAGAAGCCACTTGTTTACGGTTTAAGTTTCCTAACTCAGGCATCAAAGCAAGTAAAGATGTGGCTGTAGCATTTCCTAGACCAGTAACCTCTTTAACTAATAGATCTCTAGCTTTTGCTAAGTATTGGCAATCATCGACTAACTCATTTATAAGGCTTTCTATAATCATAATTTCTTGTTTATAGAACTCTATCATTCTTTGGTGAGAATCTTTTGTATATTTTTGGTCTGGTGCTTGATATCTATTTTTTTCAGCTGCTAACTGTTTTTTAATATCTTGTTTTCTAAGAATATATTTTATAAGCTTTTGCATTTTATCATCATTAGGTTGATAAAATTCTAGGTCACGGTGTCTTTCATACCCATACTTAGCTAGTCCAAAAGCATCAATATTATCTGATTTACCTAATTGACCTGTAGAGCGAATAAAATGTTTAACTATTCTAGTATTAGCTCTGTGAACAACTATATTTTTAGTTATTAAATATTCAAGTAAAGCTTTTTCATAGCCTCCGGTAGTTTCAACAACTACAAAAGATTTATCCTTGAGTATAGGATGATCTGATAAAAATTCATCAAAGCCAGTTAAGTTATTAAGGTATTTAAAAGTCTTTTTCTTACCATGAATTGCTACTACAAAATCATTCTTTGATATATCAATACCGATGAAATTATGATACATTTTAAATATCTCCTTAGTATGTTTACAAATATTTGCGATTGTAAGCGGTCGTTAAAACCAAGCAACTATACAAACGTATTAAGGAGATAACCCAAGTACCTTGATGACAACGATTGTTTAAATCTATCCTGAACCGGTCGCTTGGGTTATAATCAAAACTATTAAAATAGTCTTGATTTAACTCCTTGGTAAACACATTATACTAAGAATTTAACTTACAATCCTGAACTCGTTTCAGGATCTCAATAAAATCAATACTTATAGTGAGATGCTGAAATAAATTCAGCATGTCATTTTTATATGTAGTTAGCTGTAGTTAATCATTAAGTTAGCAGTTTGTCTATATTTACTATCAATAATGGCTTTTAGAAACTCAAAAAAAAAATAATAATACTCACCTTACGCAAGATCTGTAATTTAAGATAAAAAGCTTAAGCTATATAATCATGTATTGGTTAATTTAAGAAAAGAAAGAGAATCTTTTAGATTTATACTCAGATTATTTGTTAAGCCAAACAAAACACTGTGGTTTAGCTATAATAGTAGACAGCCTAGACATGGTTGGTGTCATTTAATTTATATCTTAATATTAATTAATAATTTATATACCAAAATTTATGTTAAATTAAATATTATTTGGTTATCTGATTTAAATTAAATTGAAACTATGAAAAAAAATAAAGTTATTGTAATAGGAAGTGTACTTGTTTGTTTGTCTTTGAATAATTTTAGTTATGGCATGCAAAAAAAATTTAGATCAAATTATTTACCCACAAAATCCTCTACTGTAACAAAAATTGATTTTTCGCGTGTAAAAATTGATTATACTAATCAAAATGAATGGGAATACAAAAAACTATCCCAAACCCTGAAATCTAAAGGATCTCTAAATGATATCAATGTGTTTTTACGCCATAATCCAACCATTAATTTGGTTATCGCAAACCAACTGCTTTACAAGCTATCATTTATTTCGTTTGAAACTTGTCAATCATTTTTTCAAATAATAAAATATCCTGACAAATATACTTATAACACTTTTATCAAAGCTGCAAGTAAATATGGTAAATTTGCTGCTGCACAACAAACATTTAATGAAGCTAAACAGAAGAAACAAGTAGACGCGGTGACTTATGCCACCTTTATTGACGCTGCTGGCAAAAATGGGGAATTTAAACAAGCTCTACTAGCATTTAATGATGCTAAGCGTGATAATCTAGCAAATGTAGTAACTTATAACAGCTTTATTAATACTGCTGGCAAAAATGGGAAATTTGAACAAGCTCTACTAGCATTTAATGATGCTAAGCGTGATAATCTAGCAAATGCGGTGACTTATGCCACCTTTATTGACGCTGCTGGCAAAAACGGTGAATTTAAACAAGCTCAACAAGCATTTAAAAAAGCTAAGCAGAAGAAACAAGTAGATGCGGTGACTTATAACAGCTTTATTAATGTATTAATGAATTCTAATTTACCTGAAAATAAAAAAACACAAGAAGCAGAGACATTAGCACAACAGTATCTCTACCCTAACATTGATAAATAGTATGAAAGAGGCATAATTGACTTACATGGTCAAAATGAAAGTACCACAGACTTAAT
This Francisella opportunistica DNA region includes the following protein-coding sequences:
- a CDS encoding TIGR03546 family protein produces the protein MFDYIFNKIKATIFSKITPGQLLLTSVLAFVFGFIPGITYSPLLFIGVLVLVIILRINIGVFVLIALIAKALSYILQGLSFAVGTFLLDGFTQPLFKTLVNTPVVAYAGFDYYLVTGALIVAIVLGLIFGVIIAKIYKKIVAKMAVVQSGTELYNKITKNFFVKIASWIFLGKNIAKIDWVEMQKRKFRQPFRLTGVVLVALIVVALIYSPKLLETSMVSNIIKQQLTKANGATVDYQSLNLDLTNAKLEITGLGAADPTDLNKDRFYAQSVSASINISNLLTRQITLKDVVVTGVALDKQRATKAELYINTKSLVTQESKASSEAVKQQAIEAISKVGEKLQQVDLQKLKENTKQAKEVANGIKQAAEFLSNFSSTSDNTSETGQKDQSITPKAEAKVYGYANVKNEDLRDKYPSFVIQNIAIKDYMNAGTVYNASITNISTNPQLLALPTTIVVKSTNNNDVDVNVIIANKPNVDNTVKFNLQNVAGSAIQGLAIQGVDLDAESLAISGQGTWQFSGIRNIMFNIPLQLNFNNVSVSFNQFKQNIPKLTLKGAISGNLNNVSFAVDTSSLQNLLSVDTVKDAAGQIAKQTDLDKKAQQVIDNTRINGKSIKDLNANDLKNINKKDVQNLASQFGIKLN
- a CDS encoding IS110 family transposase; this translates as MYHNFIGIDISKNDFVVAIHGKKKTFKYLNNLTGFDEFLSDHPILKDKSFVVVETTGGYEKALLEYLITKNIVVHRANTRIVKHFIRSTGQLGKSDNIDAFGLAKYGYERHRDLEFYQPNDDKMQKLIKYILRKQDIKKQLAAEKNRYQAPDQKYTKDSHQRMIEFYKQEIMIIESLINELVDDCQYLAKARDLLVKEVTGLGNATATSLLALMPELGNLNRKQVASLAGVAPYPYESGKKVGYRKTYGGRADLKPILFMSALTAARSKGKLGIFYRDLVEKGKKKMVALVAVMRKIIVIANAKIRDLKRDLKIS
- the sucC gene encoding ADP-forming succinate--CoA ligase subunit beta, translating into MNLHEYQAKDLLESYGLKVQKGIVAHNPNEAAQAFDQLGGKFAVVKAQVHAGGRGKAGGVKVVKSSQEAREVAESLIGKNLVTFQTDAEGQPVNSVGIFEDVYPVTRELYLGAVVDRSSRKVTFMASTEGGVDIEEVAHNSPEKILKVEVDPLVGLQPFQAREIAFKIGLEGKQINDFVKTMLGAYKAFIECDFALFEINPLAVRENGEIVCVDGKINLDSNALYRHPKLLALRDKSQENAKELKASEHELNYVALEGNIGCMVNGAGLAMATMDIIQLYGGKPANFLDVGGGATKERVIEAFKLILDDENVKAVLINIFGGIVRCDMIAEAIIEAVKEVNVTVPVVVRLEGNNAEKGAKILADSGLKLIPADGLADAAEKVVKSLG